From a region of the Daphnia pulicaria isolate SC F1-1A chromosome 1, SC_F0-13Bv2, whole genome shotgun sequence genome:
- the LOC124320729 gene encoding voltage-dependent calcium channel type A subunit alpha-1-like isoform X1, whose protein sequence is MGSKRPISNMATASSGSGPTSLFILTEKNIIRRYTRFIIEWPPFEYAVLLTIIANCVVLALEEHLPGGDKTPLARKLEKTEPYFLGIFCVESTLKILALGFALHRGSYLRNIWNMMDFVVVVTGFVTLFAQDELDVDLRTLRAIRVLRPLKLVSGIPSLQVVLKSIIKAMAPLLQIGLLVLFAIVIFAIIGLEFYSGALHKTCYSIEDLNEILAEGELATPCNTDNATQAVAGSYICDYNSSLCLEKWEGPNFGITSFDNIGFAMLTVFQCITMEGWTSILYWTNDALGSSYNWVYFVPLIVIGSFFMLNLVLGVLSGEFAKERERVENRQAFLKLRRQQQLERELNGYVEWICKAEEVILAEERTTEEEKLHIMEARRRAAAKRKKLKHLGKSRSTDTEDEENEDEPDEVPKKKGFKGFSRASYLKSKVKNKGACKRFWRAEKRLRFKIRHTVKQQWFYWFVIVLVFFNTVCVAVEHYNQPPWLTEFLYYAEFAFLGLFMTEMCIKMYALGPRIYFESAFNRFDCVVISGSIFEVIWSAFKSGSFGLSVLRALRLLRVFKVTKYWSSLRNLVISLLSSMRSILSLLFLLFLFILIFALLGMQLFGGAFNFPEGTPPANFNSFPIALLTVFQILTGEDWNEVMYQGIESQGGSRRGMIYSLYFIILVLFGNYTLLNVFLAIAVDNLANAQELTAAEEEQEEEDKEKQQQELEKEMEALHLGSEGSPKLDSTSPSKKGKGKRGHKSEGNGDAKTGDNVDDDDIMGPKPMLPYSSMFILSPTNPVRRAAHWVVNLPYFDFFIMVVISLSSIALAAEDPVEEGSFRNDILNYFDYAFTGVFTVEMVLKVIDSGIILHPGSYLREIWNVMDAVVVICAAVSFTFDMMGSSTGQNLSTIKSLRVLRVLRPLKTIKRVPKLKAVFDCVVNSLKNVFNILIVYMLFHFIFAVVAVQLFNGKFFYCTDDSKHTQDDCQGDYFTFSYDKRPPEVKRREWKSQLFHYDNVMAAMLTLFAVQTGEGWPQVLQNSMAATQEDHGPILHYRIEMSIFYIVYFIVFPFFFVNIFVALIIITFQEQGEAELQDGEIDKNQKSCIDFAIQAKPLERYMPKDRESFKYKIWRVVVSTPFEYFIMTLIVLNTLLLMMKYYKQSVLYKETLHYMNTAFTALFSIECMLKIISFGVRNFFKDPWNTFDFVTVVGSIIDALVVEFGENFINVGFLRLFRAARLIKLLRQGYTIRILLWTFVQSFKALPYVCLLIAMLFFIYAIIGMQVFGNILLEPGTTHIHRHNNFRSFIQGLMLLFRCATGEAWPNIMLSCIRGRQCDPRALKFENGQVIEDKECGSNLAYAYFVSFIFFCSFLMLNLFVAVIMDNFDYLTRDSSILGAHHLDEFIRIWAEYDPNATGKILYTEMFDMLKNMDPPLGFGNKCPYRLAYKKLIRMNMPVDVDGKVQFTSTLFALIRENLSIKMRPADEMDEANQELRVTIKKIWPLQAKKVLDLIIPPDNELNTGKLTVGKIYGGLLILENWKTTRFGQIEASASTKQSLFERLMGSMARTGSNKGSLSHPHSHSHPNSNSGSTTLANHGSGGIHQEEKEASTVIDLIPGAPAPDRFAAVFSNQPNSSSSNKALEILTDQLDHQHDSRPPSVESASKVMHRLKPEGEAGMHRPNSRAWSPSPCALRRSHSPQPHYRRDMSPLPPRRAHDIGFSDAVSDVVDIVKHETSRKGRARAKLRGDEYSLSRCRTPTRQERHVRSRMIHPSMVSEYDRRHYRSASNSPDHFGDERVSPVPSPMPARLPSIPVKRGYRSATNSLEENLSRSPTPENLPSCSNNHGLVKEGSLSQHSYPTLPQRRSGGRRLPPTPRNPSTLNFGVVGAVVMATQRAPHSPTSAHLGGVMGPGGTINFPKLSPSPTHPSRTHHLPAIPSGQVGRLRDRLPTLPGASHPRSNNCGLPVGNDDEEDYMPALRIEPLSFEQALAMGRGVGGVGRQLPNGYKPGQQGVSVDSQLTSGDRRLVDRPPLNQRTLSNRPLQHRADEGRSDSDEDDWC, encoded by the exons ATGGGCTCAAAAAGACCCATTTCTAACATGGCGACCGCTTCATCAGGATCGGGACCCACCTCGCTCTTCATTCTCACAGAAAAGAACATCATACGCCGTTACACCAGATTCATCATCGAGTGGCC TCCGTTTGAGTATGCAGTGCTGTTGACCATCATAGCCAACTGTGTTGTTCTGGCTCTGGAGGAGCATCTACCTGGAGGCGATAAAACACCCTTAGCTCGGAAATTG GAGAAAACAGAGCCGTATTTTTTGGGCATTTTTTGTGTAGAATCCACTTTGAAAATTTTAGCTCTTGGTTTCGCCCTGCACCGCGGATCGTACTTGAGAAACATTTGGAACATGATggatttcgtcgtcgtcgtcacagG ATTTGTGACGCTGTTCGCACAAGATGAACTGGACGTCGATTTGCGCACCCTCCGTGCCATACGCGTCCTCCGACCACTCAAACTTGTGTCCGGCATTCCCA GTTTGCAAGTGGTGCTCAAGTCTATCATCAAAGCCATGGCCCCTTTACTTCAAATTGGACTGCTGGTGCTCTTTGCTATCGTCATCTTTGCCATTATCGGTCTCGAATTTTATTCTGGAGCACTTCACAAAACGTGCTACAGCATTGAAGATTTGA ATGAGATTCTGGCGGAAGGCGAGTTGGCGACGCCGTGTAACACCGATAACGCAACGCAGGCAGTCGCGGGCAGTTATATATGCGATTACAATTCATCGCTGTGCCTGGAGAAGTGGGAGGGCCCTAATTTTGGCATTACGTCCTTTGACAATATTGGATTCGCCATGTTAACTGTGTTTCAGTGTATCACTATGGAGGGTTGGACTTCTATACTTTATTGG ACCAACGATGCCCTGGGCAGTTCGTACAACTGGGTGTATTTTGTTCCTCTCATCGTCATCGGATCATTTTTCATGCTCAATCTAGTACTCGGTGTACTTAGCGG GGAATTTGCCAAGGAAAGAGAGCGCGTAGAAAATAGGCAAGCTTTCTTGAAATTGCGCCGTCAGCAACAACTAGAGCGCGAACTCAACGGCTACGTTGAATGGATCTGCAAAGCAG AGGAGGTCATTTTAGCCGAAGAGAGAACGACGGAAGAGGAGAAACTCCACATCATGGAAG CAAGGAGAAGAGCGGCGGCGAAGCGGAAAAAGTTGAAGCACTTGGGTAAGAGCCGAAGCACCGATACTGAAGACGAGGAAAACGAAGATGAACCCGACGAAG TGCCTAAGAAAAAAGGGTTTAAAG GTTTCTCTCGTGCCTCCTATCTCAAATctaaagtgaaaaacaaaggAGCCTGCAAGCGATTTTGGAGAGCCGAAAAAAGATTACG GTTCAAAATCCGGCATACGGTAAAACAACAATGGTTTTACTGGTTCGTGATTGTGTTAGTGTTTTTCAACACGGTTTGCGTGGCTGTGGAACACTACAATCAGCCTCCGTGGCTGACCGAGTTCTTGT ACTACGCTGAATTTGCCTTTTTGGGTTTGTTCATGACTGAAATGTGCATCAAAATGTATGCACTGGGTCCGAGGATTTACTTTGAATCCGCGTTCAACCGCTTCGATTGCGTCGTCATCAGCGGTTCGATTTTCGAAGTGATTTGGTCCGCATTCAAGTCGGGTTCATTTGGTCTCTCTGTACTCAGAGCGCTTCGATTGCTCCGGGTCTTCAAAGTCACCAA GTACTGGTCGTCGCTGAGGAACTTGGTGATTTCCTTGCTGAGTTCGATGCGCTCTATTCTTTCCCTTCTGTTTCTACTCTTCTTGTTCATTCTCATCTTCGCTTTATTGGGAATGCAACTCTTTGGAGGAGCTTTTAATTTTCCAGAAGGTACACCGCCAGCGAATTTCAACAGCTTTCCCATTGCCTTGCTCACCGTTTTCCAG ATATTGACGGGTGAGGATTGGAATGAAGTCATGTACCAAGGTATCGAGTCGCAGGGAGGATCGCGACGGGGAATGATCTACTCCCTTTATTTCATCATCCTTGTCCTCTTCGGCAATTACACTCTACTCAACGTCTTTTTGGCCATCGCCGTCGACAATTTGGCGAACGCTCAAGAACTGACGGCCGCCGAGGAAGAGCAAGAAGAGGAGGATAAAGAG AAACAGCAGCAGGAGTTAGAGAAGGAGATGGAAGCACTTCACTTGGGCAGCGAAGGCTCGCCAAAACTGGACTCGACATCCCCatctaaaaaaggaaaagg caaACGGGGACACAAGTCCGAGGGAAATGGTGACGCTAAGACTGGAGACAATGTCGATGACGACGACATTATGGGGCCCAAACCAATGCTGCCTTACTCCTCCATGTTTATATTGTCTCCAACGAATCC ggTCCGGCGCGCTGCTCACTGGGTGGTGAACCTGCCTTACttcgatttttttatcatgGTAGTCATCAGTTTGAGTAGCATCGCTCTCGCCGCTGAAGATCCGGTGGAAGAGGGAAGCTTCCGAAACGACATTCTCAATTACTTCGATTACGCATTTACCGGCGTATTTACTGTCGAAATGGTTCTTAAG GTGATAGATTCTGGCATAATACTTCATCCAGGCAGCTATTTGCGAGAAATTTGGAACGTCATGGATGCAGTTGTGGTCATATGCGCTGCAGTATCCTTCACGTTCGATATGAT GGGAAGCTCGACTGGTCAGAATTTGAGCACCATCAAGTCGCTGCGAGTGCTGCGCGTGCTGCGACCCCTCAAAACTATCAAACGTGTGCCGAAGCTAAAAGCCGTCTTCGACTGTGTAGTCAACTCGCTAAAGAACGTCTTCAATATCCTCATCGTTTACATgctcttccatttcattttcgcTGTTGTCGCCGTCCAACTTTTCAACGGCAAATTCTTTTACTGCACCGATGACAGCAAGCACACTCAGGACGATTGCCA GGGGGATTACTTCACGTTTTCCTACGATAAGCGGCCACCGGAAGTCAAGCGGCGTGAGTGGAAATCGCAGCTATTTCATTACGACAACGTGATGGCAGCCATGTTGACCTTGTTTGCTGTCCAAACGGGCGAAGGATGGCCCca AGTGCTGCAGAATTCGATGGCCGCTACCCAGGAAGACCACGGCCCCATCCTTCACTATCGGATCGAAATGTCCATTTTCTACATCGTCTACTTCatcgttttccctttctttttcgtcaACATCTTCGTAGCTCTCATTATTATCACCTTCCAGGAACAGGGTGAGGCTGAACTTCAAGATGGAGAAATAGACAAAAATCAG AAATCGTGCATCGATTTCGCCATCCAAGCCAAGCCGCTGGAGCGTTACATGCCCAAAGATCGCGAGAGCTTCAAGTACAAGATCTGGCGGGTGGTCGTGTCGACTCCGTTCGAGTATTTCATCATGACGCTCATCGTCCTCAACACGCTGCTCCTCATGATGAAG TACTACAAGCAGAGCGTCCTGTACAAGGAGACGCTACATTACATGAATACAGCCTTCACCGCACTGTTTAGCATTGAGTGTATGCTAAAAATCATCTCGTTTGGAGTGAGG aattttttcaaagaccCTTGGAACACGTTCGATTTCGTGACTGTCGTCGGCAGCATTATTGACGCACTCGTCGTCGAATTCGGG GAAAATTTCATCAACGTCGGTTTTCTACGGTTATTCCGAGCAGCCCGTTTGATCAAACTTCTCCGCCAAGGCTATACAATCCGCATTCTTTTATGGACGTTTGTACAGTCGTTCAAG GCTTTGCCTTACGTATGCTTGTTAATAGCCATGTTGTTTTTCATCTACGCCATCATCGGCATGCAG GTGTTTGGTAACATATTGCTGGAACCCGGAACGACGCACATTCATCGCCATAACAATTTTCGCAGCTTTATTCAAGGCTTGATGTTGCTTTTCAG GTGTGCGACAGGTGAAGCGTGGCCCAATATCATGTTGTCGTGCATCCGTGGTCGCCAGTGCGATCCCAGAGCCCTGAAATTCGAGAATGGCCAGGTCATCGAGGACAAGGAGTGCGGCTCTAATCTGGCCTATGCTTACTTCGTctcttttatcttcttttgttcATTTCTG ATGTTGAATTTATTCGTGGCCGTTATTATGGACAACTTTGATTACCTTACGCGCGACTCTTCCATTCTTGGCGCTCACCATTTGGATGAGTTTATCCGCATCTGGGCCGAATACGACCCGAACGCAAC CGGGAAAATCCTTTACACGGAAATGTTTGACATGTTAAAAAATATGGATCCACCACTCGGCTTTGGCAATAAGTGCCCCTATCGCCTTGCTTACAAAAAACTTATTCGTATGAACATGCCAGTGGATGTCGACGGGAAGGTTCAATTCACCTCAACGCTTTTTGCACTCATCCGCGAGAATCTCAGCATCAAAATGAGACCTG CTGATGAAATGGACGAAGCGAACCAAGAGCTCCGGGTTACTATCAAGAAAATCTGGCCACTGCAAGCTAAAAAAGTTCTTGACTTGATCATTCCACCGGATAATG AACTTAATACGGGGAAGTTGACAGTTGGTAAGATCTATGGCGGCTTGCTCATTCTGGAAAACTGGAAGACGACTCGATTTGGACAAATTGAAGCTTCTGCGTCGACG AAACAGTCGCTCTTCGAACGCTTAATGGGAAGTATGGCCCGCACGGGCAGCAACAAAGGCTCGCTAAGTCACCCTCATTCCCATTCTCACCCTAATTCCAACTCCGGTTCCACCACCTTGGCAAACCACGGCAGCGGCGGAATTCACCAAGAGGAGAAAGAGGCTAGCACGGTAATCGATCTCATTCCGGGAGCCCCCGCCCCCGATCGCTTCGCCGCAGTTTTCTCCAACCAGCCTAATTCCTCAAG CTCTAACAAG GCCCTGGAGATACTGACGGATCAACTCGATCACCAGCACGATTCACGGCCGCCGTCGGTTGAATCCGCAAGCAAAGTCATGCACCGACTCAAGCCTGAGGGTGAGGCTGGCATGCACCGACCAAACAGCAGGGCCTGGTCACCTTCACCTTGCGCTTTGCGACGATCTCACTCTCCACAACCTCACTACAG GAGAGACATGTCTCCTTTGCCTCCACGGCGGGCGCACGATATTGGTTTCAGCGATGCTGTTTCGGACGTGGTCGACATTGTCAAACACGAAACGAGTCGCAAGGGACGAGCGAGAG CCAAACTGCGCGGCGACGAGTACAGCCTTTCCCGCTGCCGAACGCCCACACGCCAGGAGAGACACGTTCGCTCTCGGATGATTCATCCTTCGATG GTTTCGGAATATGACAGACGTCATTATCGATCTGCGTCAAATAGTCCCGACCATTTCGGGGACGAAAGAGTTTCACCCGTCCCTAGCCCAATGCCGGCTCGTTTGCCGTCGATACCTGTCAAACGAGGTTATCGCTCAGCCACCAATAGTCTGGAAGAGAATCTTTCAAGGAGTCCAACGCCTGAGAATCTTCCCTCTTGTAGCAACAATCATGGTTTG GTGAAAGAAGGAAGTTTGAGTCAGCATAGTTATCCGACCTTACCCCAACGTCGTAGTGGTGGCAGACGGTTGCCACCGACTCCGAGAAATCCTTCGACGTTGAACTTTGGAGTTGTTGGAGCCGTTGTCATGGCTACTCAACGTGCACCGCATTCGCCGACGTCTGCTCATCTAG GTGGAGTGATGGGACCTGGTGGGACCATCAACTTTCCCAAACTAAGTCCTTCACCAACTCATCCTTCTCGAACTCATCATTTGCCAGCCATTCCAAGTGGACAGGTGGGCCGATTGCGAGATCGCTTACCCACATTGCCGGGAGCGTCTCATCCAAGATCAAATAATTGTGGATTGCCCGTTGGCaatgacgacgaagaagactACATGCCAGCACTTCGTATCGAACCGCTAAGTTTCGAACAGGCTCTAGCCATGGGTAGAGGTGTGGGTGGGGTTGGTCGGCAACTGCCAAACGGCTACAAACCCGGCCAGCAAGGTGTCAGTGTTGATTCGCAATTGACGTCGGGTGATCGCAGACTGGTTGATCGGCCTCCGTTGAATCAGCGAACATTATCCAATCGCCCTCTCCAACATCGAGCAGACGAGGGGCGCAGTGATTCAGACGAGGACGATTGGTGTTAA